From one Humulus lupulus chromosome 8, drHumLupu1.1, whole genome shotgun sequence genomic stretch:
- the LOC133794233 gene encoding (3S,6E)-nerolidol synthase 1-like gives MASEKTQTSEITPSKQPYRLQSFTDKFYMEYARNIQEIKNVMNNIILADYDHQHSIEGLNLVNAVLRLGIDYHFQDEINAILEREHLNFSSGDDDVVNHGFYNNNNVQDYLYDVFLRFRLLRQGGYDVSTDVFNELKDKRGNFNPSVAEDREGLRELFEASQVRIEGEHVLEEAEVFSGQHLKEWANLNDHTSEARTIQVTLEQPCHKTLARITAPNFLESLFPATRHQGWMTLLQKLATTDFKIVQSIHRMEIVQVSKWWKELGLAKELKFARDQPLKWYLWTVASLADPNLSEERIELTKPISLVYIIDDIFDVHGTLDELTLFTNAVNNWDITANKEQLPDYLKICFKALDGITNEISHVVYRKHGWNPIDSLRKSWGKLCNAFLLEAQWFASGKLPNEEEYLKNAIVSSGVHVVLVHMFFLLGQGISMEAVNLLDDIPGLVSSTAAILRLWDDLGSAKDENQNGHDGSYVECYMKKHQGCLVEEARDHVISMIKNEWERLNKECFSSKHFPMCFKKGCLNAARMVPIMYHYDDNHRLPDLEDYIKSLLSETIK, from the exons ATGGCTTCTGAAAAAACCCAAACTAGCGAAATAACTCCCTCTAAGCAACCCTATAGATTACAAAGTTTCACA GACAAGTTTTACATGGAATATGCACGCAATATACAAGAGATCAAGAACGTAATGAACAATATTATTTTAGCTGATTATGATCATCAACACTCCATAGAAGGTTTGAACTTGGTCAACGCTGTGCTAAGACTCGGCATTGACTACCACTTCCAAGATGAGATTAACGCTATCCTTGAAAGGGAACATCTAAATTTCAGTAGTGGTGATGACGATGTTGTTAACCATGGcttttacaataataataatgttCAAGACTACCTCTACGACGTTTTTCTTCGTTTTCGATTACTGAGACAAGGAGGCTATGACGTCTCTACAG ATGTGTTTAACGAGCTGAAGGACAAAAGGGGAAATTTCAATCCTTCAGTGGCTGAAGACAGAGAGGGACTAAGAGAGTTGTTTGAAGCCTCCCAAGTAAGAATAGAAGGAGAACACGTGCTAGAGGAAGCTGAGGTCTTCAGTGGCCAGCACCTAAAAGAATGGGCAAATCTTAATGATCATACGAGTGAAGCTCGGACTATTCAAGTAACGTTAGAGCAGCCATGTCATAAAACCTTGGCCAGGATTACTGCTCCAAACTTTTTGGAGAGTTTATTCCCGGCCACCAGACACCAAGGCTGGATGACCCTTTTACAGAAACTGGCCACAACAGACTTCAAAATAGTTCAGTCCATTCACCGAATGGAAATTGTTCAAGTTTCCAA ATGGTGGAAAGAGCTTGGATTGGCTAAGGAGTTGAAATTTGCAAGAGACCAACCATTAAAATGGTACCTCTGGACAGTGGCAAGTCTAGCAGATCCAAACTTGTCTGAGGAGAGGATTGAACTTACGAAACCCATTTCTCTTGTCTACATAATAGATGATATTTTTGATGTTCATGGGACACTAGACGAACTCACACTTTTCACAAACGCAGTTAATAA TTGGGATATAACCGCTAATAAAGAGCAGCTACCAGACTACTTGAAAATATGTTTCAAGGCACTTGATGGTATAACCAACGAAATTAGCCACGTGGTGTACAGAAAACATGGATGGAATCCCATTGACTCCTTAAGAAAATCG TGGGGAAAACTATGCAATGCGTTCTTATTAGAAGCACAGTGGTTTGCTTCTGGGAAGTTACCAAATGAAGAGGAGTATTTGAAGAACGCGATTGTGAGTTCAGGGGTCCATGTGGTGCTTGTTCATATGTTCTTTCTCTTGGGTCAAGGTATATCCATGGAAGCTGTAAACTTACTCGACGACATTCCAGGCCTTGTGTCTTCTACAGCCGCAATCCTTCGTCTTTGGGATGACTTGGGAAGTGCCAAG GATGAGAATCAAAATGGGCATGATGGGTCCTACGTTGAATGCTACATGAAAAAACACCAAGGTTGTTTGGTGGAAGAAGCAAGAGACCATGTGATCAGTATGATTAAAAATGAGTGGGAACGCCTCAATAAGGAGTGTTTCTCTTCAAAGCACTTTCCAATGTGCTTTAAAAAGGGTTGTCTTAATGCTGCTCGGATGGTTCCAATAATGTATCACTATGATGATAATCATCGCCTTCCAGACCTCGAGGACTATATCAAATCACTTCTCTCTGAAACAATTAAATAG